The stretch of DNA TTTCATTTTATAGCCTCAAGTAGCTTAAGGCGCACGGGTGCGCAGGGTAGTCATGGGTAACGGCACTCTAGCGGCTTAAATGTGTGCCGACAAATGGCCGTTTGGCCACATAGGCAGGTACATCATGTTTGTAAGGCTGGGAAGTAAGCGACTCCCAGCCTAATCGTTCGCGAAGTGCCTACTTGTCTTGACATACGTCTCGGCCATTCTGGGACTTATAATCCCAGCCGATAGGACATACCGGAGTTTTATGCTCGGTTTCTTCCTTGGTGCACGTGTCCGCACCAGACCGAATTGTGTGCCGATAGCTCCCAGGGCATTTAACGCCGCGTGGTTTTTTGCCTTTTACTGAGCGGCACTCGTCTTCACCGCGTTGGCTATGCGGTCCGGTCCAGTTTTTCTTCTTATCACCGAGCTTGAGTTTGCACTCCAAAGGTTTTGACTTTGTCACTGTTCGGTTACATCGGTCTTTGTTTAACGGGTTACGTACTTCATACGACCAGCCTGAGCCAGCGGGGCACTCCGTTTCAGCAGTAGCTCGACAATAGTTTTTGCCCACACCGAGCGTGCCTACAATACACAGCCCGCTTCGGCAGTCGCTGTCTTTACCACACACGCACATGCGCTCGTCTCCGGTACCCTGACACTTACCCGTCTTGCACTCCTTATTTTTGTAGCACGCGTTGCCGAGGTTGAGTGAGCCGTCGATTAGACAACGATTCTCTTTGCCAACGCGCTTGTTACAAAAACTACCTGGTCCGCACTCATCGTCTGATTTGCAGCCTCGTGCAGCGGGAGCAGGGTCTCCCTGCCAAACTGCTTGGCCAGCAGCACAGGAGCTGGATGGCAAACGCCCGCTTCCTTGACTATTCCAGTAACCGCGCCCGGTGTATGTGCCATTGTATGGATTGACTTTGACTAAGTTCGAGCTGGCATAGGTGTCGCAGGTTTTACCTTCTTTACACATATGCACTTCGAAGTGGAGGTGCGGCGCGGTGGAGTAACCGCTAGATCCAATTCGAGCGATAGGTTGACCACAGCTGACTGAGTCGCCGACTTCCACCAGTGATGAGTTCTTCTTTAGGTGGTAATACTCGGTATAAATGTCATCACCGTGATCGATGATAATGGTATTACCATCTAAATCGGGGCCGTTATTGCCATGGCAGTCTGGCTGTAAAAATTGACCTGTGTCCTGACTTTTCGGTTTGGCTTTACAGCGGTCATACAGATTTTGCACCACTTTGACCACCGTCCCTTCTCGTGCCGCAACCACAAAGTTCCCAGGCCGATCCATTTGTTTGAATCCATCTTTGAGCATATAGTCGGTGCCTTTGTGGTTGCTGTAGCAGTGTGGTGGATTTTTGCTGCCATCAAAGGCCAAACAGTTATACCCTAAACCACGGCTGCGGTCGCCAGTTCGCATGTCGGGCGAAAGCGGGCCTTTTAGCGGATTTAACGCACTTGTGCCTTCATCGATTAGGGTGCGATCCTGGACTGGGAATCGAAAGAGTTTCTTGGATAAGTCAGAAACAACGAACATGAAATTACCGCTGCTTTCTTTTCGATATGACACATTTCGATTGCCAATGCGGACTATGCTCAATGTCTTATCATTACTGAACGATCTGTTTTCGACGGCTTGAAACGTCTCACGGCCTACCGCTTTTCCTTCTATGCGAATTTTCAGTACAAAGGTGTCCGTGCCGTCGAAGACATCAAATTCAAAGCCGTAAGTTTTATTGTTCTTTACGCCGCCATTCTTATCGATGGAGAGAATTTCATGCGCTTTGGTGGCCGCGATCGAACGCTCACCTTGCTCCCAATACTGAGATGCCAATGAAGTATTGGTCTGACGTAGGTTGAATTGTAACTCGCTGAGTGTGTTGTTATACACATACACGCGAGTTTTACTGTGTGCCTCCGTACACATTGCCAGGAGTAGGCACAGTGCAAACAGCCATTGGTGTTTAATACTCATAATATACCTCCATGGTATCGTTTTGGGTGATGTTGCCAGACGGCAAGTCACAGAAATTACTTATCTTGGCAAACGTCACGTCCGGATAGACTTTTGTAATCCCAGCCGATAGGGCAAGTCGGTGTTTCGTGGTCGGTGACGCTTTTTGTGCAGGTGTCTGCACCGTTGCGGATGTTGTGCTTGAAACTACCGGAGCATTTAACGCCTTTGGGTGCTTTTCCTTTCTTAGATCGGCACTCGTCCGCGCCACTCTGTGCATGTGGTCCAGTCCAATTTTTGGCCTTATCAAGCGCGCCCAATTTGCACTTTAACGTCCCCGTTTCGGTCGTGGTCTTGGTGCATCGATCCTTGTTTAGCGGATTACGAATGTCGTATGTCCAACCGGAGCGGCACGATGGGTTTACCGTAGCGCGACAGTAATTTTGACCTACGCCGAGTGGGCCTTTGATGCAGAGCCCATTATCGCAATCGTTATCATTGGCACACACGCACATGCGAGCTTCGCCTGTGCCCTGGCATTTTCCGGTCTTGCATTCTTTGTTCTTATTGCACGCTTCACCAAGGTCGGCGCTACCATCAGCAAGACAACGATTTAAGCCAATACGTTTATTACAGTATTGCCCGCGGTCACAGTCCGTGTCTTTCGAACAGATTTGGGTTAATACGTAGCGTGAGGTGGCAATGTAGTGATAAATACTTCGTGTTTCCGTGGCGCCCGATACGCACATTTGATACGACCGCGGGTCGAACGATGTGTAGTCACCGTGTTCGCAGCCATTGTCTTTTGGCGTTCCCTTCGAATCAGTTGCACCATATTCATCGTCTAAACCGAAGGCATGACCAACTTCATGCCAATACGTGGCATCGGTAGTCATGGTGGAAAAGTTGTTAAACTGGATGAGCGACGTCTTGTAAATTTGGTTGCCGCCGTAAGGCATGAATTTGGAACCAAATCGAATGGTCAGATAATCGGAATCTTTCAGTAGGTTTTTAACGGAAGAGGAAAATTCATCATCATTAAACCCCTTCAGTAATAAGCGTAGTTTGAAATTATCTGGCTGACTCCAATACGATTCGGCAGTTCGTACAAAGTTGGCAAGGACCCAAGTTCTGGCGCTGCTGGGCGTCAGTACCACCTTGCTGTTTGGATCAGGTCGCCAGGCTACCTGCATCAACTCGTCTACTCGACACCCGGTCTTCCAGGATGTGCCGTTGTAGCTGTACTCAATTTTGCCTTTCGAAATGTGTTTGTTCGCGCGGTCGCGTTTACCAGAATTTGCCCCGTTCTGATTGTCGTATTTATGTTCCTTACCAGGAAAGAAGGTCGTGTCGGAACAGTGCGTCTCTGCGATCGGTTTGGCATCGTCCTTAACTGACCAGACGGTGTTCGGGCCGGTTCCCGTAGACTTAAGCTGATTGAAATCATAGAGGTGCCACGCGTGGTTCTCTTTGTCACTGTCGGTGTAAGTCGGGTAGCTTTTCGACAAAGAGCCCATGTAAATATCAACGCGATTATTCACCACATCATTTGTGATCGGGTCATAGGGAATCGTCATTGTCCAAACACCATTACTTTTTGATAGCACGTATCGATACTTTTGTTGCGTAACGATGTTGCCGAAAAAGTTGTATTTGCCTTCGATGAGCTGGGCCTTTAAGTTTGGTTCAAACAACACATCCTTTTGTTGGGCATATTCAGACTTGGTGAGAATTTTTTTGATCTCATCGCCTTTGGTATCTCGTTTACGGTTGCAAGTTACTAACTTTCGATTCCACCCTCGATCGCCACGATGATCGTTCGTTGGGAACAAGGCCTGGTGCAAATCCGCTTCAATACGTGAATCTGTGTCGGATGGCGCGGAGCGCGTTTGGATTTCATTACACAAGTTGGCGGATGCCGTGTCGACGGCGAAAAATAATAGGCATATGCTGATGACTAGGTGTTTTAACGGCATGAAACAATCTCCTTGGTTCACATGGTTAGTTGAATAGTCGGAGCGTTTTCAATCCGTGGAGAGGTTATTCCCTGAAATTGATCTTGTGCAGTTCGGCGAACTTGCCTGTCTAAGTTGAATCAGCTCCATGTATGCAATCGTTATCCCGAACGGATTGCATTGATTCCTTGCAAGGAACAGAACATAACACAGCCGAGATGCGAGAGGTTACGGGCCAAATGGCCCGCCATGTAACAACCTAGTTCGGGAAAAAAGACTATTAGTGGATATTCAGTAGACATGGACACCCACTGCCTACGAGCAGACATGGACACCCACTGCCAGCAGACATGGACACCCACTGCCTACGCCCACTGCCTACGTATTGGCAATTCTCATGCGGCTGAGAAGAGCACGCTCAATCCGATGGAAAATCATTGGCTTAAGAGAAATAGTCTCTTTAGATCAGACAATAAATGCACTTAATGGAGTGCCTTGTGGATTTGGGGTGGTTAGAGAAGTAAAGCGTGAAAATTGGCACCCTTAAAAATTAAGTGGTAATAAGAGACTATGGTCCCCTTTACGTTTTAGGTCATAGAGTCGTCGCAATACATTAAGGTTTTCATTATCGCCTTTAGCGTAATCTGGTAAGGACTCAGCTAACCCAACACTATTGATAGTAAATTGGAGTAACTTGAGTTTGATAGACAGATTTTGCTCCGTAATTTGCCCAACATCGCTAGTTTGCGAGCTTCAAAGTTTGTGCAGCCTAGAAAGTAGTCCCCAATTGGGGATTACTCGGTTGACTTTGTACGGATACAATTGCTTGAAAATAAACCCTGTTCTGCAAAACCACCCATTTTTTACGCCATTTTCTGATTAGGATATTCAACTAAATTGTCGACTGAAAGCACCTCGAACTCATGAAACACAAAACGCTGATTTTGTTACTTTTGATGTTATGGAATTCCCATAGTTTTGCGCATGAAAACACCGTGGTAATTCCGTTGCACGACGAAGACGTTTTCATCACCACACCAAGCAACCCGGTTACGCCAGAGGATCGGTCCATCAGTGATTTTATTAGCATTAATGGGCTTGTCTATGATGAACGAACCCAGCTGGCCTGGCAAAAAAGTGATGATGGTCAGCAAAGAACGTGGCAACAGGCGTTCGAATACTGTCGTCTACTGCGGGCGGCCAATCAAACAGCGTGGCGGTTACCTACCGTGCGTGAGTTGTACTCCATCGTTAATGTAAATAGCGCAAATCCCGCCATTAATACCGATGTCTTTAACAGTACCGCAAACGATGGTGTGTATTGGACTCAAACGCGGGACATAACAATCAACCCCGCAACGAATACCGGAGTCAAGTTCTACGCGGTGACATTTGGGTTAGGCGGCGTTGTGTCAGCACGCGATAATGATTTAGAGGCGTTTGCAGACAAACATTACACGCGGTGCGTGATTTGAGATTGATAGGATGACTAAGCTTAAAAATCTGGCTTTTCGAACTCTACTTTTAAGCGCTTGTTCGGTTTTGATGTTGCAGACTTCGTATGCACGACAAACTCTCTGGGACACAGGCAAGGGATCGAAAATTGATGTGGTGACGGGATTAATGTGGCAATACCCATTTTCGCTTACCAATGTTAATTGGTCTTCGGCTGAAAACATGTGTTCGTCTTTGTCGCTATCAGGCAAGTCCGATTGGCGACTCCCAAACATTAAGGAGTTAATGTCGGTGCAAACACAAATCGTTGCGACATTTGGTTTCTGGTCGAGCAGCGCTGTTCCAGGATTTGCAGATAGACGAAGAGCCATGTCATATGCAGGCCAACCAGTCAACTTACTCACTACTACATTAAACAATGTTGTTTGTGTTCGAGACACATCGCATGCAAATTGAAAAATTACCCCTGTTTGCAAGCTCAACCCTGTACAACATCAGGCGATTTGCATATGCCAAACTGCTGCTTTGCTGTTTTCTGGGTTTGTCGGGGGCTGCCAATGCAGACAATACGGCAGTTGTAATACCGTTCGCAGGCGACACAATTTATCCCCAACCACCCACACCAGTTGTACGAGATACACCCCCTTCAAGTAATTATCAGATTAACGGTGAAACGGTGCTCGACCTTAGCACCAATTTCATTTGGCAGCGCCAACGCTCTGCCGCCGAAATGACCTGGAAAGAAGCGGTTGATTACTGCGCCAGTTTACAAATTGGCGCACTCACCAGATGGCAATTACCCACCATTGAAGAGTTCATAACCTTGTTTCGCTTTGGCGCTAGCCCAATGATCGATACATCTGTGTTTACTTCCGGCGCCGTTGATTATTGGACCACGTCTTTTTCAGCGAAAGACATTATTGCTGGATCGTTTTCATCCAAGAGTCGTTGGGTTGCAGATTTTAGTGGTTTACACGTGGAGGGCGTAATAGCTCGCTCATCACTTCAATCGACCTACGATCGGCACTATGCAACTTGTGTGCATGACCCAATTCGATAGCTAGCCTTCATTAGGAGCTTATTGTGCGTATTTTGCTAACGTTGCTTTTTGTTTTCACTTCTTTGAATTTCGCTATGGCAAACGAAGTATTCATCGATAATGATGATCAAACGATTACCGACGTAGTCACCGGGTTAACGTGGCAAAAAGCAAAGCCCAGCACTCCTTTGAGTTTTCCAGCGGCGCTCCAAGCATGTACTAACTTAGAGCTCGGTGGACATCGAGACTGGCGTCTGCCAGAAGTAAAAGAGCTTCTGTCTATCGTTGACTTTAAACGTTATGATCCTGCAATCAATACACTTTATTTTCCATCGACCAGCGGCTTGTATTGGATGCAAACAAGCGACAATGGCTCAGTGAAAAGACGAATTCTAAAAACCAGGTATGGGTCTATCTCGGAAATTATAGAAATGGGCAACCCTTACTATAACGCGGTATTAAATTTTCGTTGCGTGCGCTAAATTTGGAAGTTAATTGAATCTTTATGTCTGCCAGCATGCAAAGAAAGTGAATTCCGTTTGTAGGGCCATCGTAACCAGTGTTTGATCAAGAATAATGACAAAACGATCATTGCGCTGGCTTAGGGTAGATTAGATCGCTAAGCGTTATGGTGCCAGGTTGGAATAAGAGAGATGCCAAGTTAGGTCAGCGCAAGGAGCACGACAAATACTAAGACAGCCTCTGCCGCAAAAATTATTTCCCATAGAACATGGATTCGCCACGGCTCTCAATCGTGATGGCAAGCGCTCGTGAATGGCAGTAGCAATAGGAATAAGCCTACAAGCCGATGTATTTTATTCTTTATTAATAAAATTCCGAGTATGGATACCGTCGAAATATGCGTATATATACTGAAGATTGAGCAACGATTCAACGTTAGACTCGTCAGGGGTTAGTCTATAAGGTGGAATTGTCAAATTGCAAAACGATGACATCGTCGCTGGCAACAGCCTCGTTTACCGTATCATTTTGTTGTTGTGCACATAACCAGGCTGGAGAATGTCTGAGATCTTAAGAGTCAATAGTACAGACCGCTCACGCCCCAGTGAGGCTGAGCTGGTACACATGCTATACGATGCGGTAATTGATAACTCCTTATGGCCTGAAATGATTTCAGAACTGATGGAGCACATTGATCGCCCTGAACAAGGGCAGTTCTCCGCAACATCTACTAACCACGCAGACCTAATTATGCATTTTGAGCGCGCGATGCGTTTGAGTGAAAACATCGTCGGTTTGCAAGAACAAAACTCAACTCTTGGGGGCGTGCTTGATAGTTTGGCAATTGGTATATGTGTTTTTGACCATTCAGGTTCACAGATTTACTCAAACCAATCTGCTCAACGCTCTGGTTTAAGTGGTAAGCGATTGGGTGACCTAAATTCAAGTGCACGTGGAGCACTGGAGCCCGCATCGCAAAACCTACCCAAACTGTCACAGTTTGAAGGTACTAACGTTGCATTCATTGAAGCCTCAAAGATCCGCAATGCTTCTTTGCCATCAAATGCTGCAACCTTAGCAGTTTCTTTACCAACGCTGTCGAAAAGTAGTTTAGAGGACTTTCGTAAAGTCCATTATTTGTCCGCGTCTGAGGCGAACCTTCTGTGGGCACTCCACCATAGTCGCAATCTTCGCAAAGCAGCCGAGCAAAGTAATATCACCTATGAAAGCGCTCGAACCTACTTGAAAAGGATCTACTTAAAAACTGGGTGTTCTGATCAGTCTTCATTGCTTTTGATGATAGAACGTAACCCTCTATCGATAATCAGACGAAACGACGACAGAGTTGAAGACAATAGCCGAGTCCGCAAAAATTTTCTTCTTAAGGATGGCCGCAACCTTGAGTATTTTGACTTAGGCCCAGAACAAGGAAAACTGGTCTTGCACTTTGATGCCTTAACAGGCGTTGCCATTGATATTCTAGGTATTCCTGAAGTATACCTTCCTCATCTTGTCGAGCTTGGCTTACGTATAGTTGTGCCATGCCGGCCAGGAACGTACAAGAGCGACTATCGACCAATGACCGGGTTGTCGGAATTCACTGATGATGTTTGTCAACTAATGGATCACCTAAACGCAGAACGTGCGGTATTGTTGTCGCAGGCATTTGGCTCCTGTTCGGCCTTGGCTTTTGCAGCTTCCGCATCAGACCGTGTTGAACAAGTTATTCTGTGTGCACCAAGCTATCCCAAACATGAGCCACAAGACTGGCGTAAAATGGATGTTTTTTACATCATCAGCGGTGTAATCGGGCGCCGTGCTCCCTCCTTGCTAAAAGCCATCGTTCCTTACCTTATGCGCTCGGTAATGCAAAATACGAGCAAATATTTAAAACGACATATCTCTAATTCTAAATGCGGCGCCGATATTGCAGTACTATCGAGTCCGACAATTCAACGACGCATTCCTGAGATGCTCGCCCTGCGGACTATGTTGGGCACCGATGGAATCGTACAAGAAAATTTTTTGAATACGCACGGCTGGGATTTTGACTTACGTAACATTTCAGCGCCAGTACACGTGTTGCAAGGCGAGCAGGATAATGTGTCGGACCCCCAAGGTAGCCGTAAATTGGCCGCTGCTTTACCGAATGCGTTTTATCATTCCCTCGCAGATTTAGGTCAATATTTACTGTTCACAGAATGGCCTTGGATACTAGAAGCTTGTACTTCAACGACGCCAGCAAAAATCATAGAGATAAACGTGATGCGAACCTTCGATACCGGTAGCGTATCTGCCGAGTAATTGATTCCCCAAACGTCAAAAAGCGGAGCTTGAGTTATTCTATATAGAACAGTGGCCCCCGACTTTTTGATCCCCAAAAAGGGCTTTTTGTTTTCATTACTAATCGTCCATGATGCTGTATAAATAAACAGTATATTTTAAAAATGCCGTTTTATACAAGCCTAATCTAAGAATATTTACGCGCGTATATTTTTATCTCGATTGAAAAAAACATTGATAAACAATAGCTTACAAATCCGTTGTCTAGAATAATGCGCACTGCTACCATGATATATGAGCACGCGCATTTACACGGAATCAATGGAGAGTAGTATTGAACATTAAGTTAGTAAAAACAGTCACTTGCAAAGCAAAGTGTAGAAACCTTGTCCAGTGCAAACGCGCATGCACAGAATTAAGCTGTTAGCTTTAAAATCAAAAAACCATGAAGATAGGGCTACTGAATAGGTGTTGTACTTTTAAAGAAGCCACATGTTTAAATCTGCAGTCATGCCCCGCTGAGGCGGGAAGATAAAAATCAGATAATCTGATAAAGCAGAAAAGAAATAGGCCGCGGTAAAGTTAAGTTGCGCGCGCTGAGGCGCGGAATATAGTACAAGGTAAATTGGTTTAATGCTTTGTCAGTAAGGTGTTCGTGCCGCTTGAAGCGGCTAAATATCAGGTTTAGTATGTTGGTATACGGCTAAAACTATGTATTACACACAGTCAGCTAACAATGCAATCTACCTGACACCAAAAGCGTCGCTGGTTTAGTTTTCCACTCCGCTTCGCTACATTATAAACTAAACCAGCGCCACTTTCGGTGCAGGTAATTGCGGCGTTATGAAGATTAAGTACAGCCTACCAACCAAGGTCCTTTTCTCCATTTCTCTTGGATTCTTTCTAGTGGCTGTATCAATACTGTTTTTACCAACTATTAAGGCAAATGTAATTGAGACAAAATCAGCCTATTTTGGAGGTAATGGTTACAGTGGCATCCCTAGAAAGGGGGCGAGGTCTACAAATGGTTCAGCGTTGTCGTTTTCTACGTATGAATTCAAGCTAGACAAGGATAACTATGAGGGTTGGGGCTTGGCCGAAAAGTATGATGGCAGTACAGTAGAGATAAGGTACTTACCAATAAATCCAGCTATTACATTTTCATCAAGTATGCCCTACCTATTTTTTTCAATCTTCTTTATGTTTTTAGCTATTGGTGCCAGAAGCGTTGTTATCTGGGCTACAAAAATACTTAACAGAAGTGCTTCATAACAAGTTTGCCAAGTTCACTTCGTTCGTTCCACTCACTGCGCGGGACGCGTTTTCAACGCGCCCCTTGCAAAGGCGTTAGCCGTTTAGAGAGAGTGACGTGGAAATATTGAAATTCGTAGCTCATAGCAAGAAAGCGATAGGGATAGCGAAAAAGCAGGGCTGGCTCCCTGCGGCTAGATATACGAATATGCGGGATGTTAAGACCTTCGATTTCAAGGGCGTTGGTTTTCTAGATATCGATTGGAAAAAATATCAGTTTAATAAGCATTTAGAAGTTGCTGAACGCCATCGCCCCAAGATAACTATGGCAAGGGATGTAGAGTGTATTTTTCAGCTAGATTCAATTCTTAAAGAGGCCGAGCAATTGCTGGCTTACTCTTCGCAGGTTGCTATTGTCCCTAAAGATCCTAATTTAAATGGCAGGCTTACTGAGCTAATACCTAAGGAATTTATCTTGGCGTACAGCGTCCCTACAAGGTACGGTGGAACAGAGGTCTCAATTGAAAGTTTTGAAAGGCCTGTTCATCTTTTGGGTGGAAGACCGGATACGCAGCGTGATTTAGCCGATAAGCTAGTTGTATATTCTTTGGATTGTAATAGATTTACTTACGACGCACGTTTTGGTGATTACTTTGATGGTGAAACATTTAGACCGCACCCAGAAGGTGGCTACGAGAATTGTTTGAAAGACTCCATAAACAACATTAACGCCTTGTGGAAAAATTATGAGGTGCATGAAAGCGTTAGAGAAATGTATCAGGCAGCGATATGACTGAAAGAGAAGAGTTGTTATTGAAAATGTATGACCAGCTTTTCAACGATATT from Arenicella chitinivorans encodes:
- a CDS encoding M23 family metallopeptidase encodes the protein MSIKHQWLFALCLLLAMCTEAHSKTRVYVYNNTLSELQFNLRQTNTSLASQYWEQGERSIAATKAHEILSIDKNGGVKNNKTYGFEFDVFDGTDTFVLKIRIEGKAVGRETFQAVENRSFSNDKTLSIVRIGNRNVSYRKESSGNFMFVVSDLSKKLFRFPVQDRTLIDEGTSALNPLKGPLSPDMRTGDRSRGLGYNCLAFDGSKNPPHCYSNHKGTDYMLKDGFKQMDRPGNFVVAAREGTVVKVVQNLYDRCKAKPKSQDTGQFLQPDCHGNNGPDLDGNTIIIDHGDDIYTEYYHLKKNSSLVEVGDSVSCGQPIARIGSSGYSTAPHLHFEVHMCKEGKTCDTYASSNLVKVNPYNGTYTGRGYWNSQGSGRLPSSSCAAGQAVWQGDPAPAARGCKSDDECGPGSFCNKRVGKENRCLIDGSLNLGNACYKNKECKTGKCQGTGDERMCVCGKDSDCRSGLCIVGTLGVGKNYCRATAETECPAGSGWSYEVRNPLNKDRCNRTVTKSKPLECKLKLGDKKKNWTGPHSQRGEDECRSVKGKKPRGVKCPGSYRHTIRSGADTCTKEETEHKTPVCPIGWDYKSQNGRDVCQDK
- a CDS encoding Lcl C-terminal domain-containing protein, which produces MKHKTLILLLLMLWNSHSFAHENTVVIPLHDEDVFITTPSNPVTPEDRSISDFISINGLVYDERTQLAWQKSDDGQQRTWQQAFEYCRLLRAANQTAWRLPTVRELYSIVNVNSANPAINTDVFNSTANDGVYWTQTRDITINPATNTGVKFYAVTFGLGGVVSARDNDLEAFADKHYTRCVI
- a CDS encoding Lcl C-terminal domain-containing protein, which translates into the protein MLQTSYARQTLWDTGKGSKIDVVTGLMWQYPFSLTNVNWSSAENMCSSLSLSGKSDWRLPNIKELMSVQTQIVATFGFWSSSAVPGFADRRRAMSYAGQPVNLLTTTLNNVVCVRDTSHAN
- a CDS encoding Lcl C-terminal domain-containing protein, with amino-acid sequence MQIEKLPLFASSTLYNIRRFAYAKLLLCCFLGLSGAANADNTAVVIPFAGDTIYPQPPTPVVRDTPPSSNYQINGETVLDLSTNFIWQRQRSAAEMTWKEAVDYCASLQIGALTRWQLPTIEEFITLFRFGASPMIDTSVFTSGAVDYWTTSFSAKDIIAGSFSSKSRWVADFSGLHVEGVIARSSLQSTYDRHYATCVHDPIR
- a CDS encoding Lcl C-terminal domain-containing protein; protein product: MANEVFIDNDDQTITDVVTGLTWQKAKPSTPLSFPAALQACTNLELGGHRDWRLPEVKELLSIVDFKRYDPAINTLYFPSTSGLYWMQTSDNGSVKRRILKTRYGSISEIIEMGNPYYNAVLNFRCVR
- a CDS encoding alpha/beta fold hydrolase, whose protein sequence is MHFERAMRLSENIVGLQEQNSTLGGVLDSLAIGICVFDHSGSQIYSNQSAQRSGLSGKRLGDLNSSARGALEPASQNLPKLSQFEGTNVAFIEASKIRNASLPSNAATLAVSLPTLSKSSLEDFRKVHYLSASEANLLWALHHSRNLRKAAEQSNITYESARTYLKRIYLKTGCSDQSSLLLMIERNPLSIIRRNDDRVEDNSRVRKNFLLKDGRNLEYFDLGPEQGKLVLHFDALTGVAIDILGIPEVYLPHLVELGLRIVVPCRPGTYKSDYRPMTGLSEFTDDVCQLMDHLNAERAVLLSQAFGSCSALAFAASASDRVEQVILCAPSYPKHEPQDWRKMDVFYIISGVIGRRAPSLLKAIVPYLMRSVMQNTSKYLKRHISNSKCGADIAVLSSPTIQRRIPEMLALRTMLGTDGIVQENFLNTHGWDFDLRNISAPVHVLQGEQDNVSDPQGSRKLAAALPNAFYHSLADLGQYLLFTEWPWILEACTSTTPAKIIEINVMRTFDTGSVSAE
- a CDS encoding DUF6610 family protein, which translates into the protein MEILKFVAHSKKAIGIAKKQGWLPAARYTNMRDVKTFDFKGVGFLDIDWKKYQFNKHLEVAERHRPKITMARDVECIFQLDSILKEAEQLLAYSSQVAIVPKDPNLNGRLTELIPKEFILAYSVPTRYGGTEVSIESFERPVHLLGGRPDTQRDLADKLVVYSLDCNRFTYDARFGDYFDGETFRPHPEGGYENCLKDSINNINALWKNYEVHESVREMYQAAI